Sequence from the Helianthus annuus cultivar XRQ/B chromosome 13, HanXRQr2.0-SUNRISE, whole genome shotgun sequence genome:
TAGCCCACAGAGCGTTATCCAACTTCTCGGACCAATCAATACGACTGTTTCCGACAGTTTCTCCAAGATTCTCTTAATCCCCCTATTCGAATTTTCCACCTGCCCacttgtttgtggatgataggccATCGAAAGCCGATGGGTGACCCCATAGCGTTTCAAGACCTTCTCCATCTGTGAATTGCAGAAGTGGGTGCCTCGATCAGATATCAAGGACTTCGGTGTCCCAAACCTAGCAAACAACCTCCTCAAGAATCTCACAACAACCCCTGCGTCATTCGTAGGCAAGGCCTCTGCCTACACCCACTTAGAAACATAATCCACTGCGACTAGGATGTATCGGTTCCCCCTCGACATGGGGAACGGACCCATGAAATCGATACCCCAAATATCAAAGACCTCAACCACCTTAATGGGGTTTTGGGGCATCTCATTACGGGATGAGATATTTCCTGTCCTCTGTCAGGCATCACAGCTTCGCACAACTCATGTGCGTCCCTAAagatggtcggccaataaaaacCCGCATCAAACACGCGTTTGGTGGTATAAGCAGCACCATAATGGCCACCAGTCGGTCCCTCATGATAATGTCGCAAAATGCTGCGCGACTCGGACCCAAACACGCATCTCCTAATAACCTGGTCCGCACCGATCCTAAACAAGTACGGATcctcccaaatgtagtgcttgacatccgcaAAGAATTTCTTCTTTTGCGGATGCCCTCCACAAGGTCACCTGTAGACAAGTAATTCGCCAGATCAGCGAACCAGGGAAAGCCTTCCTCGTGGGCTTTCAAAAACATCAACGCCTCATGGGAAAACTCATCCCCAATCCTATCCTTTCGAGTTTTCTCTATCTCGGGGCTCTCCAATCTCGACAGATGATCAGCGGCTACGTTCTCAGCCCCCTTCTTGTCCCTAATCTCTAGGTCAAACTCCTGAAGCAGCAAAATCCATCGAATAAGCCTAGGCTTCGCATCCTTCTTCGCAAACAAGTAACGAAGAGCCGCGTGATCTGTGAAAATAACAGTCTTCGATAGCACAAGATAGGAACGGAATTTGTCGTACGCGAATACGACTGCCAGCAACTCCTTCTCCGTCGTGGTGTAGTTTTCTTGGGCGTCGTTTAGGGTCTTGCTAGCGTAGTAAATGGGATGAAAGTGTTTCTCCCTACGCTGCCCTAGAACGGCCCCAACAACAAAGTCATTGGCATCGCACATGATCTCAAATGGGAGGCTCCAATCGGGAGCAATCAGAATGGGATCACTCACTAACCTCTCCCTAATCAACTCGAAGGCCCTCAAACACTCATCGTCAAATACGAATGGCCTATCCTTCTCTAGCAGCTGGGTCATCGGGCGAGCAATTTTCGAAAAGTCGCGGATGAAACGGTGGTAGAATCCCGCATGACCCAAGAAACTCCGAATCGACTTCACAGAAGTAGGTGGCAGAAGCTTGGAAATAACATCAACCTTGGCCTGATCAACCTCAAGCCCCGCCTGTGAAATCTTGTGCCCTAGCACAATCCCCTCTCGAACCATAAAATGACACTTCTCCCAGTTAAGCATCAGGTTCGTCTCCTCACATCGAGTAAGCACATGCTCGAGATTACGCAGACAATGATCGAAGGAACTCCCAAACacagaaaagtcatccatgaacaCCTCCATGGAGTCCTCGATCAACTCGTGAAAGATCGCCACCATACAGCGCTGAAATGTGGCTGGAGCGTTACAcaacccaaatggcatgcgtcgatacgCGAAGGTGCCAAAAGGGCATGTAAATGTGGTCTTTTCCTGATCCTCTGGTGCAATAGGAATCTGGAAATAACCTGAGAATCCATCAAGAAAGCAATAGAACTGCTATCCTGACAGTCGCTCCAGCATCTGGTCAATGAacggcaaaggaaagtgatccttGCGCGTGGCATCGTTGAGTCTGCGATAATCTATGCAAACTCGCCAGCCGGTGACGGTCCGGGTGGGTATCAACTCATTCCTATCGTTGACGACCACTGTCATACCCCCCTTCTTGGGGACCACCTGGACGGGACTCACCCATGCAGAGTCCGAAATCGGGTAAATCAGTCCTGCATCCAGCAACTTAATCACCTCTTTCTTCACAACATCCTGCATATTAGGGTTTAGCCTTCTCTGAGGCTGAACCACCGGCTTGAACTCCTCTTCCATCAAGATCTTGTGCTTGCAAAACGAAGGGTTAATACCCTTGATATCCATCAGCTTCCACGCAATAGCGTGCATGTGCTCTCTCAAAACACTCATCGGcttcttcttctcctcctccGTCAATCCAGCAGAAATGATGACGGGTAACTGAGATCCCTCGCCCAAGAATGCGTACTCCAGATGAGACGGCAACTCCTTCAACTCCAAGGGCGGGGGTGCCTCAACAGACGGTCTCTCCTTCGGGATCTCCTCCTCCTCGATGACCTCAAACACCTCGAATCTAGGGGAAGGCTCGGTAGCCTGCAACAGAGGGTCCTACTCAACATCTAACTCAGTGACCTCACTCCCCTGATCATCCATACTCGCATCATGCGTATCAGACGCATCTCTCCCAGAAATCTTGCTGAGAAGGCCACCCACATGTGACATAAGAGTATCAATAAAGTAGAGAGTGTCATCATGCTGACGGGTGTGCCTCATAGAATGTTGGATATCAAAAGTGACCTCATCTTTATCGACACGAAGAGTCAACTTGCCATCATATACGTCAATGACTGCTCGTGCAGTGGCAAGGAATGGATGACCTAAGATCAACGGGACCTCAGAGTCCTCATCCATGTCGAGAATGACAAAGTCCACGGGAAATACGAACTTGTCGACTTTCACCAATATGTTCTCCATGATGCCCCTAGTATACTTCACCGATCGATCGGCGAGCTGAATACTCATGCGCGTAGGGGAAGGCTCTCCTAGGTCAAGCTTAGCGAATATGGAATAGGGCATGAGGTTTATGCTAGCACCTAGGTCAGCAAGCGCATTGTTGACAGTAAGATTCCCAATCAGACATGGGATGGTAAAGCTACCAGGATCAGACACTTTCTTCGGCAGCTTGTTCTACAAGACGGCAGAACACTCCTCGCTCAGGGTGACAGTCGACAGATCCTCTAATTTCTTCTTATTCgtaagaagatccttcaaaaactTCACATACTTCGGCATCTTCGCCAAAGCCTCGACGAACGGGATGTTCACATGTAGCTTCTTCAACATCTCCATGAAACGACCATACTGCTCCGCGTCCTTACCCTTCACTAACCTACCAGGGTAAGGGGGTGTCGGCTTATACACCCTCATCGGCTCCTTCTCTGGCTCCTTCTTCTCTCCTGAAGACCTGCTGGactgtgctgtacttgctgggcgcagcCTAGGGTGCACTTTGCCAGCTGGTGTCTCCATCTCAATCTCCTCATCGACCTCCGGGTCCTCGTCAACTACCGGCTCGACCTCAACAGCTCCTCGTCCGCTCCTAGTGGTAACAGCCTTCGTAGTGGCGTTCGGATTTCCAACAGTGCTACTAGGGAGACCACCTTGAGGTCTCTGGTTCAGCTGATCGGCCAGCGAACCCACTGTCCTCTCCAGGTTCTGTAGTGCACTGCTCTGACTCTTCATGAAGGTCTCGTGCTCCATGAACCTCGACTGTGTCTCCTGATGTCGAGTATCCTCTCGCGTGATGAACTGTGTCAGCAACTGCGTCTGCTTGGCTAACGTCTCCTGGTTTTGCCTCAGCATCTCCTCTATGGTCGGGTTCTTCATACCCGAACTCGCTCCTGCTCCAGCATCCTGAAACAGACTCTGACGCGGCTGAAACCTCGGTGGGTTGTTGTTCCTCCAGCTGAAGTTCGGGTGGTACTTCCAGTTCGAATTGTAACGCTCCCTGAAATTTCCTTGATTTCGATTACCCACAAACTCCACCTGCTCTGGTGTCTCAGTAGGGCAATAGGACACGCGGTCGTGTCATGCCTACCAGTACATATCTCGCATAGCTGCTCCTTCTGTACCTTCATATCACCCACCTGCTTTTGCAAAGCGTCAATCTGCGCTTGCATCCTGGTGACCTCATCGACCTTGTGCACTCCTCTATGTGTAGTAGATGAATCTCTAGACTCAGGAAACTCGTAGCTACTCATCGCTATATCCTCGAACATATCCATGCACTCATCAGGTGTCTTGGCGGTCAGCAGATTGCCCCCAGCAGTAGTATTCAGCATATTCCTCGTAGTGGGCGTCACTCCATGACAGAACCTCTCAACTAAAGCCCAATCCTCGAATCCATGATGAGGACACTTGAGTAGTAACTCCTTGAAACGCTCCCATGTTTCGTAGAACGAATCTCCCTCCTTTTGGCGAAACTCTTGGATCATGCTCCTCAGACGAGCGGTTTTAGAAGGGGGAAAGTACTTGCCTaagaatttttctttcataccGGCCCAGGTAGTGATGGATCCCGCCGGAAGGGATTCCAACCAAGCATGAGCGCGGTCAGCGAGCGAGAATGGAAATAGGCGCAGCTTGCAGGCATCCTCGGTGACACCTTACTCCTGGAATGTGTCGCAAATAGCTGAAAAGCACGAGAGATGGACATTCGGGTCCTCAGAAGGTAGTCCATGGAATTGGATGGTGTTCGTAACCATTGTGATGATCTGGGGTGGAATCTGCCAGCGATTGACACCGATGGCGGGTCGGGTAATGCTGGAACGAGCATTGGCCGCGTTCGGCCTGGCGTAGTCTGCGACGACTCTCCTAGCTGGGGCTTCGTTGTCACCCATAGTAAAAGCAGAAGATGAAGTGTGTACCTGACTAGCTCGGAAAATGCGAAGGCGCTCGTGGAAGTCTCGCTCGGGCTCAGACAAAGCAGCAAACGAAGGTGGCCCCTGTGAACGAGTGTGGTGCATACAATGAAGAAAACTACATAAAAAAAGACTAAAGGAAATCTAACCCTAAAGGCACAAATTGCAAGCAAAAGGCACCTAAAGGAAATGAAAATCTATGaaagcaaataaacaactaaatagACGACTCGGGTCGTTCTCTAAAGTGCCAgtgtccccgacaacggcgccaaaaacttgatgtgtgaaaTTGTAACTATTAAAttcgaacaagttttaaaaatggaatcacaacctaaaccacacacaatcggcaagtgcaccggtcgcagtgtagtgtagatggcaagaccggatatcaatccgtggacacTATATGCAAACTCTAGATAATGAACCTTTGTCGAATAAAAAGTCAATTTTTAAGGTTGATTTTGAAGTgatttttaataattaaataataactaaattaaATAAGAAGACGTAAGAAACAAAGCAAGCAAACAAAGCAAACACGCGAGCAAATtgtgatcaaatatatatgaGATAAAGGCTACCTAGGTGTCGAATCCCTAGAATCACGCAATGCTAATGTGACAATGATAACGGCTAAATATCTATTTCCCTCAATTgaccccccgctagagatgtcccaaatgaagaagcaagactaaatgtgaagtgctagaacgaaccggctcgagctatcgataccaaatcctacgaaaatagaatccttttgacctcagagacagttatgttaagagaagatcccaaaatcgcaaagcaaacccaactttgataattgaaatcctaggaaaccttaattacgatgcaataaacgagcccgagctatcggtcacccaatctacccaccaataattagctaataacctagctcaccctaatcgtctttcgagtcacaagatgaggatgcaagttttaatatag
This genomic interval carries:
- the LOC118485760 gene encoding uncharacterized protein LOC118485760 gives rise to the protein MIQEFRQKEGDSFYETWERFKELLLKCPHHGFEDWALVERFCHGVTPTTRNMLNTTAGGNLLTAKTPDECMDMFEDIAMSSYEFPESRDSSTTHRGVHKVDEVTRMQAQIDALQKQVGDMKVEFVGNRNQGNFRERYNSNWKYHPNFSWRNNNPPRFQPRQSLFQDAGAGASSGMKNPTIEEMLRQNQETLAKQTQLLTQFITREDTRHQETQSRFMEHETFMKSQSSALQNLERTVGSLADQLNQRPQGGLPSSTVGNPNATTKAVTTRSGRGAVEVEPVVDEDPEVDEEIEMETPAGKVHPRLRPASTAQSSRSSGEKKEPEKEPMRVYKPTPPYPGRLVKGKDAEQYGRFMEMLKKLHVNIPFVEALAKMPKYVKFLKDLLTNKKKLEDLSTVTLSEECSAVL